From Aliarcobacter butzleri, the proteins below share one genomic window:
- a CDS encoding acyltransferase family protein yields MSKIKYRADIDGLRAIAILSVLIFHLDAKYLSGGFVGVDIFFVISGFLITSIIKKEIEETSSFDFKNFYIRRIRRLFPALFVTLAITTIIVAFIFSPTHLSSYGGSLVTSLLSVSNFFFWVESDYFDVSSKVKPLLHTWTLSIEEQFYLIWPITLLFLVKIKRKSRIFILFILTILITLILTYIFKDGQIALINHFSPFAKDLFSDGKSTIFFLLPFRFFEFLFGAILVWFIHYRLSKRFYYDMIFFIGLIFILYSIFFFDENMIFPYYNAIIPTLGTFLVIYSSIHSRFNFVLENKLFIKVGLISYSLYLVHWPVIVIWNYLSDNVTISDNFAILIICLFLAMLSYKYIEQPFRNKTIDMSKKRIKNILISLFLIINIVGLSMYFSNGWTWRVNSIVNFENVGDSKNFHKKFYGGEGYSSGAINTQNPADIVLIGDSHGSHYLEGIYKVIAKPYNLNLYSSSGTSCITLPNFTRITEGNNWDKICVEQLNKGLQYLDQGNKNSILIVSASWISQMSRADLLDENAKRKNVSVNREDILKAIFELKKIIGEKKLIIIGQVPGADNNLYDVFTRPNPIFGDNKELEKNFTSNLKEEIKEFNSYLEKASLESEKFIFLNPSDILCKDNICRNLDKRKYLIYSDSSHLSKYGSIEVIEGFKSEILEIINKK; encoded by the coding sequence TTGAGTAAAATTAAATATAGAGCAGATATAGATGGTTTAAGAGCTATTGCAATTTTAAGCGTTTTAATTTTTCATTTGGATGCAAAATATCTTAGTGGTGGTTTTGTAGGTGTTGATATATTTTTTGTAATAAGTGGTTTTCTCATTACAAGTATTATAAAAAAAGAGATAGAAGAAACTTCTTCTTTTGATTTTAAAAATTTTTATATTCGTAGGATAAGAAGATTGTTTCCTGCTTTATTTGTTACTTTAGCTATAACTACAATTATAGTTGCTTTTATTTTTTCTCCTACTCATTTAAGCAGTTATGGTGGTTCATTAGTTACTTCTTTATTAAGTGTTTCAAACTTTTTTTTCTGGGTAGAGTCTGATTATTTTGATGTTTCATCTAAAGTTAAACCTTTACTTCATACATGGACTTTGAGTATTGAAGAACAATTTTATTTAATTTGGCCAATTACTTTACTTTTTTTAGTAAAGATAAAAAGAAAATCAAGAATTTTTATTTTATTTATTTTGACTATTTTGATCACACTTATTCTTACTTATATTTTTAAAGATGGACAAATTGCATTAATAAATCATTTTTCCCCATTTGCAAAAGATTTATTTTCAGATGGAAAATCAACAATATTCTTTTTGCTTCCTTTTAGATTTTTCGAATTTCTATTTGGTGCTATTTTAGTTTGGTTTATTCATTATAGATTATCAAAAAGATTTTATTATGATATGATCTTTTTTATAGGATTAATTTTTATTTTATATTCGATTTTCTTTTTCGATGAAAATATGATTTTCCCTTATTATAATGCTATTATTCCTACTTTAGGAACTTTTCTTGTAATATATTCATCTATACATAGCAGATTTAATTTTGTTTTGGAAAATAAGTTATTTATAAAAGTTGGTTTAATCAGTTACTCTCTTTATCTTGTTCATTGGCCTGTGATTGTGATTTGGAACTATTTATCAGATAATGTGACAATATCTGATAATTTTGCTATTTTAATAATTTGTTTATTTTTAGCAATGTTAAGCTATAAATATATAGAACAGCCATTTAGAAATAAAACTATTGATATGAGTAAAAAAAGAATAAAAAATATTTTAATATCATTATTTTTAATTATAAATATTGTTGGTTTGAGTATGTACTTCTCAAATGGATGGACTTGGAGAGTTAATAGTATCGTTAATTTTGAAAATGTAGGAGATAGCAAAAATTTCCATAAAAAGTTTTATGGAGGAGAGGGATACTCTTCTGGGGCTATTAATACACAAAATCCTGCAGATATTGTTTTAATAGGAGATTCTCATGGTAGTCATTATTTGGAAGGTATTTATAAAGTTATAGCAAAACCGTACAATTTAAATTTATATAGTAGTTCTGGTACTAGTTGTATAACATTACCTAACTTTACAAGAATTACTGAGGGAAATAATTGGGATAAAATATGTGTAGAACAACTTAATAAAGGGTTACAATATTTAGATCAAGGAAATAAAAATTCGATTTTGATAGTTTCTGCCTCGTGGATTAGTCAAATGAGTAGAGCTGATTTATTAGATGAAAATGCTAAGAGAAAGAATGTAAGTGTAAATAGAGAAGATATCTTAAAAGCTATTTTTGAGCTAAAAAAAATAATTGGAGAAAAAAAATTGATTATAATCGGACAAGTACCTGGAGCTGATAATAATTTGTATGATGTTTTTACTAGACCCAATCCTATTTTTGGTGACAATAAAGAATTAGAAAAAAATTTTACTTCAAATTTAAAAGAAGAAATAAAAGAATTTAATAGTTATTTAGAAAAAGCATCATTAGAAAGTGAAAAGTTTATTTTTCTTAATCCTTCTGATATTTTATGTAAAGATAATATTTGTAGAAATCTAGATAAAAGAAAATATCTAATTTATTCAGATTCAAGTCATCTAAGTAAATATGGTTCAATTGAGGTAATTGAAGGTTTTAAATCTGAAATATTGGAGATTATTAATAAAAAATGA
- a CDS encoding glycosyltransferase, with protein sequence MRKIVILINSLESGGAERVVSNLLNDFVDRYDCYLILIHKNIFYTLDSRVKILNLNEQKNLLGIKKFLRLPILAYKLSKLIKEYKFDQVISFLSRSNYINILSNILIKHETIINERAMPSLQYEYGINGKINKILIKTLYPRACLCLSNSYGNMMDLKNNFNVVKIEYIHNLFDIETIEELSKKDIEFQKKRFTFVTVGRLDSGKNHKLLIEAVKDFNADLWIIGDGELKEGLQKYINELNLNDKVYLLGKKENPFSFLSKADCFVFSSNYEGFPNVLVEALACGLPIISTDCQSGPREILAPTSNISFQLKDKIEFAEYGILVPIKNVEKLKEAMNLLINDKNLRKDYEEKGNFRANDFKIEKIIKQYERILCAE encoded by the coding sequence ATGAGAAAAATAGTAATTTTAATAAATTCTCTTGAAAGTGGTGGCGCAGAAAGAGTTGTAAGCAATTTATTAAATGATTTTGTAGATAGATATGATTGTTATTTAATCCTTATTCACAAAAATATTTTTTATACTTTAGATAGTAGAGTAAAGATTTTAAATTTAAATGAACAAAAAAATTTATTAGGAATTAAAAAGTTTTTAAGACTTCCTATTTTGGCTTATAAGTTGAGTAAATTAATCAAAGAATATAAATTTGATCAAGTGATTAGTTTTCTTAGTAGATCAAATTATATAAATATATTATCAAATATTTTAATTAAGCATGAAACTATAATAAATGAAAGAGCAATGCCGTCACTTCAATATGAATATGGTATAAATGGAAAAATAAACAAAATTTTAATAAAAACTTTATACCCAAGAGCATGTTTATGTTTATCAAACTCTTATGGGAATATGATGGATTTAAAGAATAATTTTAATGTTGTGAAAATAGAGTATATTCATAATCTATTTGATATTGAGACAATTGAAGAGTTATCTAAAAAAGATATCGAATTTCAAAAAAAAAGATTTACATTTGTTACAGTCGGAAGACTTGATAGTGGGAAAAATCATAAGCTTCTTATTGAAGCTGTAAAAGATTTTAATGCGGATTTATGGATAATTGGAGATGGTGAATTAAAAGAAGGACTTCAAAAATATATAAACGAATTAAATTTAAATGATAAAGTATATTTGCTTGGTAAAAAAGAAAATCCTTTCTCATTTTTATCAAAAGCGGATTGTTTTGTATTTTCTTCAAATTATGAAGGTTTTCCCAATGTATTAGTTGAGGCTTTAGCTTGTGGGCTGCCTATTATAAGTACTGATTGTCAAAGTGGACCAAGGGAAATACTAGCCCCAACTAGTAATATTTCCTTTCAATTAAAAGATAAAATAGAGTTTGCCGAGTATGGCATTTTGGTACCAATAAAGAATGTTGAAAAGTTAAAAGAAGCTATGAATTTACTTATAAATGATAAAAATTTAAGAAAAGATTATGAAGAAAAAGGAAATTTTAGAGCTAATGATTTTAAAATTGAAAAAATAATAAAACAATATGAGAGAATTTTATGTGCGGAATAG
- the asnB gene encoding asparagine synthase (glutamine-hydrolyzing), translated as MCGIVGFIDKNKNIDTLNDMLKIQSYRGPDDSGVYFDEKSGIHLGHNRLSIQDLTSHGHQPFVSDCGNYIIVFNGEVYNFKIIKTELQNLGYNFISNSDTEVILYSYKQWGIDCIHKFIGMFAFSILDKLNNKLFLVRDRAGVKPLYYYKVGNQFMFSSEIKSFHKHPIFRKEQNLSVLPCFFQFGYIPAPYTIFKNCFKLEAGHYLEYYIENSEFKIVKYWDVNDFYLEDKFNKNENEILEEIEKILDNAIDLRMVSDVPVGVFLSGGYDSSLVASILAKKQGKKINTFTIGFDDKKYNEAEHAKTIAEYLGTNHTEYYMRNSDMLDLVESLPFYYDEPFGDSSALPTMIVSKLARKSVTVALSADGGDEAFCGYSKYFFLNKFQNIFSNTLKKELLKIGLNFFNPNILDYINNKLPKNLKQTNIKDKYIKFQRAINSKSLEEMFQNASSYVDKKEIVKFLKINKNEDLFKKWNKIENIEFLDQMMAIDYKLFMNDDVLTKVDRATMSVSLEGREPLLDHRIIEYMARVPLDIKYRNKQGKYLLRQILYKYLPKEMVDKPKSGFQIPLNEWLRGELKPLVLKYLDDTKLDENIFDIKEINILKKRFFEEEDLGTTIWFILIYQMWKEEWLA; from the coding sequence ATGTGCGGAATAGTTGGATTTATAGACAAAAATAAAAATATAGATACTCTAAATGATATGCTTAAAATTCAATCATACAGAGGTCCTGATGATAGTGGGGTTTATTTTGATGAAAAAAGTGGTATTCATCTTGGTCACAATCGTTTATCTATTCAAGATTTAACTTCTCATGGACATCAACCTTTTGTAAGTGATTGTGGAAATTATATTATAGTATTTAATGGTGAAGTTTATAATTTTAAGATTATTAAAACTGAACTTCAAAATTTAGGTTATAACTTTATTTCTAATAGTGATACAGAAGTTATACTTTACAGTTATAAACAATGGGGTATAGATTGTATTCATAAATTTATAGGTATGTTCGCTTTTTCTATCTTAGATAAACTAAATAATAAACTTTTTTTAGTTAGAGATAGGGCAGGAGTTAAACCACTATATTACTATAAAGTTGGAAATCAATTTATGTTTTCATCTGAAATTAAATCTTTTCATAAACATCCTATTTTTAGAAAAGAGCAAAATTTAAGTGTCTTACCTTGTTTTTTTCAATTTGGATATATTCCTGCTCCATATACAATATTTAAAAATTGTTTTAAACTTGAAGCTGGACATTATCTAGAATATTATATTGAGAACTCTGAATTTAAAATAGTTAAGTATTGGGATGTAAATGATTTTTATTTAGAAGATAAATTTAATAAAAATGAAAATGAGATTTTAGAAGAAATAGAAAAAATACTTGATAATGCAATTGATTTAAGAATGGTATCTGATGTACCTGTTGGAGTATTTTTAAGCGGAGGATATGATAGTTCTTTAGTAGCTTCAATATTGGCTAAAAAACAAGGTAAGAAAATCAATACTTTTACTATAGGTTTTGATGATAAGAAATATAATGAAGCAGAACATGCTAAAACTATAGCTGAATATTTAGGAACAAATCATACTGAATATTACATGAGAAATAGCGATATGTTAGATTTAGTTGAAAGTTTACCTTTTTATTATGACGAACCATTTGGAGACAGCTCAGCATTACCAACGATGATAGTATCAAAATTAGCTAGAAAGAGTGTAACAGTAGCGCTTAGTGCAGATGGTGGAGATGAAGCTTTTTGTGGATATAGCAAATACTTTTTTTTAAATAAATTTCAAAATATTTTTTCAAATACTTTAAAAAAAGAACTTTTGAAAATTGGTTTAAATTTTTTTAATCCAAATATACTTGACTATATAAATAATAAATTACCAAAAAATCTAAAACAAACAAATATTAAAGATAAATACATAAAATTTCAAAGAGCTATAAATAGTAAAAGTTTGGAAGAGATGTTCCAAAATGCAAGTAGTTATGTGGATAAAAAAGAAATAGTAAAGTTTTTGAAAATTAATAAAAATGAAGATTTATTCAAAAAGTGGAATAAAATAGAAAATATTGAATTTTTAGATCAAATGATGGCAATTGATTATAAACTTTTTATGAATGATGATGTACTTACAAAAGTAGATCGTGCTACAATGAGTGTTAGTTTAGAAGGACGTGAACCTTTATTAGATCATAGAATTATTGAATATATGGCAAGAGTACCGTTAGATATAAAATATAGAAATAAGCAAGGAAAATATCTATTAAGACAAATCCTTTATAAGTACCTTCCAAAAGAAATGGTTGATAAACCTAAATCAGGATTTCAAATACCTCTAAATGAATGGCTTAGGGGCGAGCTTAAACCTTTAGTATTAAAATATTTAGATGATACAAAACTTGATGAAAATATTTTTGATATAAAAGAAATTAATATTTTGAAAAAAAGATTTTTTGAAGAAGAAGATTTAGGTACAACTATTTGGTTTATTTTAATATATCAGATGTGGAAGGAGGAATGGCTTGCTTAA
- a CDS encoding glycosyltransferase family 4 protein, which produces MLKKVVVCVNTSWNIYNFRLNLARAIKKSGYEVILVAPYDKYSELLKQEFEYHDIYISNKGTNPKEDLKTLIEFYKLYKKIKPDIVLNYTIKPNIYGNIACKLLGINTINNISGLGTVFINENLVTKIAKFLYKFSLKTSSKVFFQNNEDKELFIKNKLISKNKCDVLPGSGVDTDKFSPIIYNKKDNIFRFLVIARVLWDKGIAEYVKAAEELKNKYQNIEFQILGSLDAVNKTAVPKEIVDNWVDKKIINYLGTTDNVQDIIKQADCVVLPSYREGTPRTLLESASMAKPIITTNAVGCKDVVDDNINGFLCDVKSIESLKNAMEKMFLLDKNQRDKMGISGRKKILKEYDEKIVINKYLFEINQF; this is translated from the coding sequence TTGCTTAAAAAAGTGGTTGTATGTGTAAATACATCTTGGAATATTTATAATTTTCGATTAAATTTAGCAAGAGCTATTAAAAAAAGTGGATATGAAGTGATTTTAGTAGCACCTTATGATAAATACAGTGAGCTTTTAAAGCAAGAATTTGAATATCATGATATTTATATAAGTAATAAAGGGACTAATCCCAAAGAAGATTTAAAAACTTTAATAGAATTCTATAAATTATATAAAAAAATAAAACCAGATATTGTTTTAAATTATACTATAAAACCAAATATTTATGGAAATATTGCTTGCAAACTATTAGGTATTAATACAATAAATAATATTTCAGGACTAGGTACTGTATTTATAAATGAAAATTTAGTTACAAAAATAGCAAAATTTTTATATAAGTTTTCATTAAAAACATCATCAAAAGTTTTTTTCCAAAATAATGAAGACAAAGAATTATTCATAAAAAATAAACTCATTTCTAAAAATAAATGTGATGTTTTGCCTGGTAGTGGAGTAGATACAGATAAGTTTTCTCCAATTATATATAATAAAAAAGATAATATTTTTAGATTTTTAGTTATTGCTAGAGTTCTCTGGGATAAAGGAATTGCAGAATATGTAAAAGCAGCTGAAGAGTTAAAAAATAAATATCAGAATATAGAATTTCAAATTTTAGGTTCTTTGGATGCAGTAAATAAAACTGCTGTACCTAAAGAAATAGTAGATAATTGGGTAGATAAAAAAATAATAAATTATTTAGGAACAACTGACAATGTTCAAGATATTATAAAACAAGCAGATTGTGTAGTTTTACCTTCTTATAGAGAAGGTACTCCTAGAACTCTTTTAGAAAGTGCAAGTATGGCAAAACCCATTATTACAACAAATGCAGTAGGTTGTAAAGATGTTGTAGATGATAATATAAATGGTTTTTTATGTGATGTGAAGAGTATTGAGAGTTTAAAAAATGCAATGGAAAAAATGTTTTTACTAGATAAGAATCAGCGTGATAAAATGGGAATATCTGGAAGAAAAAAAATTCTAAAAGAATATGATGAAAAAATAGTTATAAATAAATATTTATTTGAGATAAACCAATTTTAA
- a CDS encoding glycosyltransferase family 4 protein — protein sequence MDYNLYILTIVFFISLILNKILINYSHKLKLIDKPNERSLHQVEKSRAGGIAIFVSFIIGLIFFNVNLSFYLVLGFFIIFFLGIYDDIKNLSSKIKFFWIMVAATFLYIDGYFINSIGVFSKVDLIMPPSIAYLFLLFAVVGFINAMNLIDGLDGLSSGIGIVILISFAYIGFKYNDNFLFYISMTLIFSLCGFLVFNWYPSKIFMGDTGSLSLGFVIVVLSIYSINSNYISAVTVLLLAAVPILDTLIVMFRRIS from the coding sequence TTGGATTATAATTTATATATTTTAACTATTGTTTTTTTCATTTCATTAATACTTAATAAAATTTTAATAAATTACTCTCATAAATTAAAATTAATAGATAAACCAAATGAAAGAAGTTTACATCAAGTAGAAAAATCAAGGGCTGGCGGTATTGCAATATTTGTATCTTTTATAATAGGTTTGATTTTTTTTAATGTAAATCTTTCTTTTTATTTAGTTTTAGGTTTTTTTATAATATTTTTTCTTGGAATATACGATGATATAAAAAATCTTTCTTCAAAAATAAAATTCTTTTGGATAATGGTAGCAGCAACTTTTTTATATATTGATGGATATTTTATAAATTCTATTGGAGTTTTTTCTAAGGTTGATTTGATTATGCCACCTTCTATAGCTTATTTATTTTTGCTTTTTGCAGTAGTTGGGTTTATAAATGCTATGAATTTGATAGATGGATTGGATGGTCTTTCATCTGGTATTGGAATAGTTATTTTAATATCCTTTGCATATATTGGATTTAAATATAATGATAATTTTTTATTTTATATTTCAATGACTTTGATATTTTCTTTATGTGGATTTTTAGTTTTTAATTGGTATCCTTCAAAGATTTTTATGGGAGATACAGGAAGTCTTTCTTTAGGCTTTGTAATAGTTGTTTTATCTATATATTCGATAAATTCTAACTATATTAGTGCAGTGACAGTACTGCTTCTTGCTGCTGTTCCCATTTTGGATACTTTGATTGTTATGTTTAGAAGGATAAGCTAA
- a CDS encoding lipopolysaccharide biosynthesis protein — MKSEFSKNIITLMTGTTIAQAIPIAISPILTRIYTPEDFGIFAIYLAITSIIAVIATGRYEMAIMLPKEEKNVKSILKLIIILLSIVTFVTFLIVFIFNNEITNLFQNKEISNWLYFLPISVFLVGIYQVYNYLLIREKNFKRLSTNKVIVSTTNASIQLGYEFAISNGFGLLFGNIISYIISIYFIIRSKVVNKYFHFKKNSIKEVAKEYQNFPKYDVPSVLVNVVANQLPLLALGKFFGLGVVGFYSLMYKVLMMPISLLSSTVLDVFKQRATEDYNKYGNCKDIYIKTFKSLVILGIIPFTILGIFAPEIFAFIFGKDWKVAGEFAQIMTPMIYLKMISNPLSYTFYIAKKQKIDFLGQIFLLIFIIFAIFIGIVQDDDKTLLILLSFVISIYQVLYLILSYYFSLGEK, encoded by the coding sequence ATGAAATCAGAGTTTAGTAAAAATATTATTACTCTTATGACGGGTACTACAATAGCACAAGCTATACCTATTGCTATAAGCCCAATTTTAACTAGGATATATACTCCAGAAGATTTTGGAATATTTGCTATATATTTAGCTATAACTTCTATAATAGCAGTTATAGCTACAGGTAGATATGAAATGGCTATTATGCTTCCAAAAGAAGAAAAAAATGTTAAATCTATACTAAAACTCATTATAATTTTGCTATCAATTGTTACTTTTGTAACTTTTTTAATAGTTTTCATTTTTAACAATGAAATTACAAACCTATTTCAAAATAAAGAAATATCTAATTGGTTATATTTTTTACCAATATCTGTTTTTTTGGTTGGAATATATCAAGTATATAATTATCTTTTAATCAGAGAAAAAAATTTTAAAAGATTATCTACAAATAAAGTTATTGTTTCCACTACAAATGCTTCAATTCAACTTGGATATGAATTTGCTATTTCAAATGGATTTGGATTATTATTTGGAAATATTATTAGTTATATAATTTCAATATATTTCATTATCAGAAGTAAAGTAGTAAATAAATATTTTCATTTTAAAAAAAATTCGATAAAAGAAGTAGCAAAAGAGTATCAAAACTTTCCAAAATATGATGTACCATCTGTTCTTGTAAATGTGGTAGCAAATCAGCTTCCACTTTTAGCACTTGGAAAATTTTTTGGATTAGGAGTTGTAGGATTTTATTCTTTGATGTACAAAGTTTTGATGATGCCAATAAGTCTACTCTCAAGTACAGTGTTGGATGTATTTAAACAAAGAGCAACTGAAGATTATAATAAATATGGAAACTGTAAAGATATATATATAAAGACATTTAAAAGTTTAGTAATACTTGGAATAATACCATTTACTATTTTAGGTATTTTCGCACCTGAAATATTTGCTTTTATATTTGGAAAAGATTGGAAAGTAGCTGGTGAATTTGCACAGATAATGACACCTATGATTTATTTAAAAATGATATCAAATCCATTAAGTTATACTTTCTATATCGCTAAAAAACAAAAGATTGATTTTTTAGGACAAATATTTTTATTAATTTTTATTATTTTTGCAATATTTATTGGTATAGTGCAAGATGATGATAAAACACTATTGATTCTTTTATCTTTTGTTATATCTATATATCAAGTATTATATTTAATCTTATCGTATTATTTTAGTTTGGGAGAAAAGTAA